The genome window ATGACCCCTATATTCAAAAATACCCTCATTTCCCGCAATGATACAGGACCTTTTATGAAAGCCTACGGAGAAGAACATGATATCATGAATACCCCAAGAAGAAGTTTGATCGGTAGTATGTTCGGGAAGAGAATTTTTCTTGCCACGCCTCTCGCGAAATGGTATCTCGATCATGGCTTAGAAATTACACGGGTGTATCAAGTGGTAGAATATACACCGATCGCCTGTTTTTCAGAATTTGCCAATGCTGTCTCCAATGCGCGCAGAGCTGGAGATATCGACCCTTCTAAGTCCATCATAGCCGACACGATGAAATTGATGGGGAATTCCTCGTACGGTAAAACCATCACTAACAAGTCGAAACACAAGAATGTCAAAATTGCAAACACCCCAAAAGCGAACCAACTCGTCAATGAAATCCTATTTCGTGATCTCAACCCCATAACTGACGAATGCTATGAAGTTGAGATGGCCAAAGCCaaaattaaacatgatttgcctGTACAAATCGGGTTTTTCGTCTATCAGTACGCTAAACTCAAAATGTTACAGTTCTATTTCGACTTCCTCGATGTATTCATGGACAGATCAGATTTTGAGTATGTGCAAATGGATACGGATTCGGCCTATTTCGCCCTTTCTGGATCCAGTATTGAAAGTCTTGTCAAACCTGAACTTCGTCCAAGATTCGAAAGAGAAAAGTACAGCTGGTTGCCGCGTACTGATACGGAAGAGAACAGACGATTTGACAAACGAACCCCTGGCTTATTCAAGTTGGAATGGGAAGGAGATGGTATCGTAGCGCTTTGCAGCAAGACCTGGTATGGGTTTGGTGCCAAGGATAAATTCAGTTGCAAAGGGGTGAATAAGAGAAATAACGAAATTACCGCCGAGAAATACAAGCGTGTGCTTCTGGAACAAAATGCCGACTCTGCGATCAACCGAGGTTTTCGCGTCAAAAACAATCGCATTCTCACTTATCAACAAGAACGCTCCGCGTTTACTTACTTCTATCCCAAACGAAAGGTGGCCGAAGATGGTATCACTACAACTTACTTAGACATCTAGAATAGATTGTCATATTGTTATTTCTCTCGATTGGGCAGCATTATAAGAATGATAATGTTGTATACTGTTTATCCATAAGTAATGATAAAATATCGAAATCGATATTCCTATGTTAACCGGTCTTTGAATGGTCTATACCTAATAATGTATCAAATAAATTGTCGTAAATTTAAGTTGTACACCTCTTATAAACGAGGTACTTTTATGTGGATTATCAACAAATATTTAACTATACGTATAATATGTTTTAAGTAATCTAACTTCTATACTAAACCAAGCATTGAGTAAATTGTATTATACCATATAAACGATGTAACTATTATTGTATGTGTATCTATATGTAAATTCgtgtataaataaatgtataaataaaatatgtatatacGAAAATATAAGCTTCCATTTGTCTTTATTACGCGGTTGTTATACTCTTAGAATAAAACTTACGTAAGAAACTGAATAAAATACTATCAATTATGTGTATAAAATACCGTAAATATATACCATAAAACCTCGCAAAGTACCCCATTATACTACACTCCCAGAATGCGTCATAGGGCTATAAATAGATGACCTCATAAGGGAAATCCCGGGTGAACCATATTTCTAAAAATAGATCAACAGATGACCTCTGAGGTCACAGGAGTTGCTCCTGAAAAATCGCTCCTGAACCCTCACGTAAAGGTACCTTATACACTACTCACCTACCTTGTGACCCCTCCCCATCTCCTGACTGGGACAGCCAACTGCGCAGATCATCACTGTCTACCCTCCTCTATCCTTCACCATCATTCACCCCATCCCATGTGACACCTCCCCATCTCCTGACTGGGACAGCTAACTGTGCCCAAAACACTATCCACCCTCCCCTATCAAAAATTGTGAGATTCAACCTTGCATTGTCAATATTGTAAGTGCTTATTCCGATTAGGAATCATCCATCTCTGATGCAGGATTAGTATCATCAAGTGGTCTCATAGAATCTGTTGTGGTACCTGATGATTTCACGCTCCAATGTCCCTGCCTCATTTGTTTGTATTGAGTCACGTGAAATATAACAGCATTTTCATACCTGCATGAAAAAAAATGCAGTCTGCACCCTAATCATGTACACACAGTGGCTATATACCAGCAGTGCTCCAATAACATACTACATGTACTTTCTCCTAACGAATATACATTCATAATTAACCCAAATATTTTATTGGCAGACTTTATCAGTTATGTCAGGCTACTTAGGGCTCTAGATAAATGGCGGGTAGACGCTCAAAGAGCAAGTGTATTTTTAGGGTGTATATAGTCAGTATACATtctacttttatatacttaactAAAATATAAAATCACTTGATGAATTGAATATGAGGCAGTGGCAGTGACAAGCCCCAGACTTGAGATTTCCTCTTATACCTTCTACTCCTTAACATTATCTATTAAAACAGTAAATACAATTTCTTATTCGCTTGATGAATTGAAATATTGTACTGAGAGTTCAATATTGAGGTAGTGGCTGTGATAAACTTGAGAGCTTCTTTGCCAATTCCCCCTCCCCTGTTGTACCCCAGTCAAAACATTGCAGATTCCACTATTTGGGGCAAAAAATGGCAAGTTTTAGTAAACTTTTCATATCCCCAGTGGCGGCGACAggattttttgtcagggggggcattgagagggcaaagtgaatttcagggggggggcaaaatgaacaCATCTTAGCAAAATTGCCATATCACCAAAACAATCTCTTGCCTTCCCCATGCATGCCCTCAGTGCTCCTCTCAGAAAACAATATTTCTGGTTTTCCTACTGAATATAGACAAATAATACATAACCGGTGGAAAGTGCAATGCCTGAATTCCATAGAAACCCTTCAATAAGATGAACTGACAAAAATACTAAAATTATGCCAAAGTAAAATTAATCTCGTACTCCGCACTTCCGAGGTCATCCCACCGTGCCTACCGGTATAACATCCCACCATACCTACCGGTATAACATCCCACCATGCCTACCGGTATAAAGTATACTGTTACATCCATCCTTGTGCATCATTCATGATCGCTAACACGCATCATCATCAACTAAAATAAAACGTCAGATTCACTAGGATTgaaaatatgctcatctatcagggcacagttcttggcCCCCAATATGTTCTCCgttcataaaatgacctttgtatGAGTGCAGTACGAAAACTATACTCCTTAACTTAGtgtcaaattttgagatatgattggTTGATTGAGGTTAATGAACGGTGCCGTAAGGATGAGACTATTATTTCTCATAGCGATCAAAATAGAACCTGCCTGCCTACCAGAAAATCCAAGTAACTGGTCCGTTACCGTCATCGGAAACCAACACATAGCTGGGAGGTGTGAGCCAGGCTTAAGGTATTTAGTTATCGAGTCGGTTTACCAATAATGGTGAGGGAGTCAGAGTTTTGAGGGAGTTTAGGATGAAATTGGGAATTTTATTAGGTTGAAGGGAGATTAAATTTGTGAATTTTATTATTAATGGATTGAATTGTCTTGGTGGATTTTATTTCTCATTGTGACTTTTACAGGTTAATTTCAGTGATTAGGTTTAAGGATTTATATGACTGATGCCAAGATGGAATTGAAATTTACAAGTCTAACTCCAAAATGGCTGCTGCCTACCCAGACATTATCGCAGGCTTACCACTTGGTCCTCTCATCATGTAACTGTTAGTACTTTCAGTGGCTTACCACTCGGTTCTCTCATCATGTAACTGTTAGTGCTTTCAGTGGCTTACCACTCAGTCCTCTCATGATGTAACTGTTAGTACTTTCAGTGGCTTACCACTCTGTCCTCTCATGATGTAACAGTTAGTACTTTCAGTGGCTTACCACTCGGTCCTCTCATGATGTAACAGTCAGTGCTTTCAGTGGCTTACCACTCGGTTCTCTCATGATGTAACAGTTAGTGCTATCAGTGGCTTACCACTCGGTTCTCTCATGATGTAACAGTTAGTGCTTTCAGTGGCTTACCACTCAGTCCTCTCATGATGTAACAGTTAGTGCTATCAGTGGCTTACCACTCGGTCCTCTCATGATGTAACAATCAGTGCTTTCAGTGGCTTACCACTCGGTTCTCTCATCATGTAACAGTTAGTGCTTTCAGTGGCTTACCACTCGGTCCTCTCATGATGTAACAGCTAGTTGGTGCTTTCAGTGGCTTACCACACAGTCATAATGTAACCAACAGTTAGTCACTTCAAGGAActgataattttatattttattcccATTTAACAATAATAACCAGCAACAGAAACCATAAGCAGGCAAACAAAGTACATAATTTATGATATTATACATGTTACGTCATATACTACTGATAATACTTTGTTGTAATGTAAGTTTAACTTTAAAAATCATTCAAACACCACCATAAATATTTAGTTTAAAATCACTCAAACACCACCTTAAATTGTCAGTTTATAATCACTTAAACACCACCTTAAATTGTTTAAACACCAGTATGGGGTTCTACTTAAGAAGGCAAACATTCATCACTATGTAGGTTCTACCCTAAATAAAATGAAGACAGATCACACTCATTTCAAGTTCGTCAAATCTATCAATTATCTCCAATTAGTCTCTAAGCATGAACTTGATGTTAAATTG of Amphiura filiformis chromosome 14, Afil_fr2py, whole genome shotgun sequence contains these proteins:
- the LOC140168964 gene encoding uncharacterized protein is translated as MKAYGEEHDIMNTPRRSLIGSMFGKRIFLATPLAKWYLDHGLEITRVYQVVEYTPIACFSEFANAVSNARRAGDIDPSKSIIADTMKLMGNSSYGKTITNKSKHKNVKIANTPKANQLVNEILFRDLNPITDECYEVEMAKAKIKHDLPVQIGFFVYQYAKLKMLQFYFDFLDVFMDRSDFEYVQMDTDSAYFALSGSSIESLVKPELRPRFEREKYSWLPRTDTEENRRFDKRTPGLFKLEWEGDGIVALCSKTWYGFGAKDKFSCKGVNKRNNEITAEKYKRVLLEQNADSAINRGFRVKNNRILTYQQERSAFTYFYPKRKVAEDGITTTYLDI